From Mycobacterium lacus, one genomic window encodes:
- a CDS encoding type II toxin-antitoxin system VapB family antitoxin produces MKTNVNLPDELLREAQELARRERTTLRELIETGLCTVVKQRSGSSSLVLTDASVDGQGLQPAFRGASWDKIRDTVYGHPTSRCLPIGGTPSSTPPRPS; encoded by the coding sequence ATGAAGACCAACGTGAATCTTCCCGACGAGCTTCTGCGCGAGGCGCAGGAATTGGCTCGCCGCGAACGAACTACGCTGCGCGAGTTGATCGAGACCGGCCTATGCACCGTAGTCAAGCAACGATCCGGCTCCTCATCGCTCGTGCTCACCGATGCCAGTGTCGACGGCCAGGGATTACAGCCGGCGTTCCGCGGGGCGTCGTGGGACAAGATTCGCGACACCGTCTACGGCCACCCAACATCCCGGTGTTTGCCCATCGGCGGGACGCCGAGTTCCACTCCGCCGCGGCCGAGCTGA
- a CDS encoding dienelactone hydrolase family protein encodes MPKVSDRVATPDGTCNVRLFTPEGSDLQGPWPGVIMFPDAGGVRETFDQMAAKLAGFGYAVLLPDVYYREGDWAPFDMVTVFGDAKERARIMFMIGTVTPDRITRDAAAFFDYLASRPEVTGQRFGVCGYCMGGRISVLVAGRLPDRVAAAASFHGGGLVTDRPDSPHLLADRMSATVYVGGAENDASFTPEHAERLDKALTAAGVRHTIEWYPAAHGFAVPDNPPYDAAADERHWTAMVDTFGAVLG; translated from the coding sequence ATGCCGAAAGTCAGCGATCGCGTGGCAACTCCCGACGGCACTTGCAACGTCCGGTTATTCACCCCTGAAGGCTCGGATCTCCAAGGCCCATGGCCGGGGGTGATCATGTTCCCCGACGCGGGCGGCGTGCGCGAAACGTTCGACCAGATGGCGGCCAAGCTGGCCGGATTCGGTTATGCCGTGCTGCTGCCGGACGTGTACTACCGCGAGGGCGACTGGGCCCCGTTCGACATGGTCACCGTGTTCGGCGACGCGAAAGAACGCGCACGGATCATGTTCATGATTGGCACCGTCACGCCGGATCGGATCACCCGCGACGCCGCCGCGTTCTTCGACTACCTGGCCAGCCGCCCCGAGGTCACCGGCCAGCGATTCGGCGTCTGCGGCTACTGCATGGGTGGGCGGATATCGGTGCTGGTGGCCGGCCGTCTTCCGGACCGGGTCGCCGCCGCGGCGTCGTTCCACGGCGGCGGCCTGGTGACCGACAGGCCGGACAGCCCGCACCTGCTGGCCGACCGGATGAGCGCGACCGTGTACGTCGGGGGAGCCGAGAACGACGCGTCGTTCACCCCCGAGCACGCCGAACGGCTTGACAAAGCGCTGACGGCGGCCGGCGTGCGGCACACCATCGAGTGGTACCCGGCCGCCCATGGCTTCGCGGTCCCGGATAACCCGCCCTACGACGCCGCCGCCGACGAGCGGCATTGGACCGCAATGGTGGACACTTTCGGCGCCGTGCTCGGCTAG
- a CDS encoding winged helix-turn-helix domain-containing protein → MSTITAAQARRVAVAAQGFAEPKPAGAIARAHLRRLISRIQVLQLDSVSVAVRAHYAPVYSRLGPYDRGVLDRAAWGLSRTRLLVEYWAHEAALMAVDDWPLLRWRMRRYRHGRWGSHIVKANPELADDVVAAVAELGPSTAGQIEAHLEAEPRGARGPWWGRSDRRSDTKWVAEALFASGVLTTATRVGFARHYDLVERVLPPDVLAREIDDDDAVRELTLRAATALGVGTEADIRDYFRLSAQQVKPALADLLAAGEIEKLDVEGWAAPAYLRAGRTVPRVDRGTALLCPFDPLIFFRPRVERLFNFHYRIEIYTPASKRRYGYYVWPLLLDGQLVARVDLKADRAADTLRVLGAFGEPGTSRARVAAALAGELESMAAWLGLGGVTVSDRGDLAGELRTAARRAS, encoded by the coding sequence ATGAGCACCATTACGGCCGCGCAGGCCCGCCGGGTGGCGGTCGCGGCACAAGGGTTCGCCGAGCCCAAACCGGCCGGCGCGATCGCCCGCGCGCATCTCAGGCGGCTGATCTCGCGGATCCAAGTGCTGCAGCTGGATTCGGTGTCGGTGGCGGTGCGCGCCCACTATGCGCCGGTGTACAGCCGGCTCGGCCCGTACGATCGCGGCGTGCTGGACCGCGCGGCCTGGGGCCTCTCGAGGACCCGGCTGCTGGTGGAGTATTGGGCGCACGAGGCTGCGCTGATGGCCGTCGACGACTGGCCGCTGCTGCGTTGGCGGATGCGCCGGTACCGGCACGGCCGGTGGGGCAGCCACATCGTCAAGGCCAACCCGGAGCTCGCCGACGACGTCGTTGCGGCCGTCGCCGAGCTCGGGCCGAGCACCGCCGGTCAGATCGAGGCGCACCTCGAGGCCGAACCGCGTGGCGCGAGAGGACCCTGGTGGGGGCGCAGCGACAGGCGCAGCGACACCAAGTGGGTCGCCGAGGCGCTGTTCGCCTCCGGCGTGCTCACGACCGCGACCCGGGTCGGTTTCGCCCGCCACTACGACCTGGTGGAGCGGGTGCTGCCGCCCGATGTGCTGGCCCGCGAGATCGACGACGACGACGCCGTCCGCGAGCTCACGCTGCGCGCGGCCACCGCGCTCGGAGTGGGCACCGAGGCCGACATCCGCGACTACTTCCGGTTGTCGGCTCAACAGGTGAAGCCGGCCCTGGCCGACCTGCTGGCCGCCGGGGAGATCGAGAAGCTGGACGTCGAGGGCTGGGCGGCACCGGCGTATCTGCGGGCTGGCCGGACGGTGCCGCGCGTGGACCGCGGCACGGCGCTCCTGTGTCCGTTCGACCCGTTGATCTTCTTCCGGCCCCGGGTAGAGCGGCTGTTTAACTTCCACTACCGCATCGAGATTTACACCCCGGCGAGCAAGCGCCGGTACGGCTATTACGTGTGGCCGCTGCTGCTGGACGGGCAGCTGGTCGCGCGGGTGGACCTCAAGGCCGACCGGGCCGCCGACACGCTGCGTGTGCTGGGGGCGTTCGGGGAGCCGGGTACGTCGCGGGCCCGGGTTGCCGCGGCGCTGGCCGGTGAGCTGGAGTCGATGGCGGCGTGGCTGGGGTTGGGCGGCGTCACCGTGTCCGACCGCGGGGATCTCGCGGGGGAGCTACGCACGGCAGCCAGGCGAGCCAGCTGA
- a CDS encoding thymidylate synthase — MRIATPYEDLLRVVLDRGAAKADRTGTGTRSLFGQQLRYDLAAGFPLLTTKRVHFKSVVYELLWFLRGDSNVGWLHEHGVTIWDEWASDTGDLGPIYGVQWRSWPVPSGEHIDQISAALDLLRTDPDSRRIIVSAWNVGDIPRMALPPCHAFFQFYVADGRLSCQLYQRSADLFLGVPFNIASYALLTHMMAAQADLDVGEFVWTGGDCHIYDNHVEQVQLQLTRDPRPYPELVLAPRDSIFDYTYDDIVVKNYDPHPAIKAPVAV; from the coding sequence GTGCGGATTGCCACGCCCTACGAGGATTTGCTGCGCGTGGTGCTCGACAGGGGTGCGGCCAAAGCCGACCGTACCGGCACCGGCACCCGCAGCTTGTTCGGTCAGCAATTGCGTTACGACCTGGCGGCCGGCTTCCCGCTGCTCACCACCAAGAGGGTGCATTTCAAGTCGGTGGTCTACGAGTTGCTGTGGTTCTTGCGCGGCGACTCCAACGTCGGGTGGCTACACGAACATGGAGTCACCATATGGGACGAGTGGGCCAGTGACACAGGCGATCTCGGGCCGATCTACGGCGTGCAGTGGCGATCCTGGCCGGTGCCTTCAGGTGAGCACATCGACCAGATCAGCGCGGCGCTGGATTTGCTGCGCACAGACCCTGATTCCCGGCGCATCATCGTGTCGGCATGGAACGTCGGCGACATCCCGCGGATGGCGCTGCCGCCGTGTCACGCGTTCTTCCAGTTCTACGTCGCCGACGGGCGGCTGAGCTGTCAGCTCTACCAGCGCAGCGCCGACCTGTTCCTCGGTGTGCCGTTCAACATCGCCAGCTACGCCCTGCTGACGCACATGATGGCCGCCCAGGCCGACCTGGACGTCGGCGAGTTCGTCTGGACCGGCGGCGACTGCCACATCTACGACAACCACGTCGAGCAGGTACAGCTCCAGCTCACGCGCGACCCGCGGCCGTATCCGGAACTCGTTCTAGCGCCTAGGGATTCGATCTTCGACTACACCTACGACGATATCGTCGTCAAGAACTACGATCCGCATCCGGCGATAAAGGCGCCAGTGGCCGTATGA
- a CDS encoding dihydrofolate reductase, with translation MVGLIWAQSTSGVIGRGGDIPWRLPEDLARFKRLTMGHTVVMGRRTWDSLPARSRPLPGRRNVVLSRQTGFMADGVEVVDALDEALTDPEAWVIGGEQIYLLALPLATRCEVTEVDIDLPRDDDDALAPVLDEAWVGEPGEWLTSRAGLRYRFHSYRRS, from the coding sequence GTGGTGGGCCTGATCTGGGCTCAGTCGACGTCCGGTGTCATCGGCCGCGGCGGTGACATCCCGTGGCGGCTGCCCGAGGACCTGGCCCGCTTCAAGCGGCTCACCATGGGCCACACAGTCGTGATGGGCAGGCGGACCTGGGATTCCCTGCCGGCCAGATCCAGGCCGCTGCCCGGCCGCCGAAATGTCGTACTGAGCCGTCAGACTGGCTTCATGGCTGACGGAGTGGAGGTGGTCGACGCACTCGACGAAGCCCTGACCGACCCCGAGGCGTGGGTGATCGGCGGCGAGCAGATCTATCTGCTCGCGCTGCCGCTGGCCACCCGCTGCGAGGTCACCGAGGTCGACATTGACCTGCCGCGCGATGACGACGACGCGCTGGCCCCGGTGCTCGACGAGGCCTGGGTGGGCGAGCCCGGGGAGTGGCTGACCAGCCGTGCCGGGTTACGGTACCGGTTTCACAGCTACCGCCGCTCATGA
- a CDS encoding PE-PGRS family protein — protein sequence MKPLVAAGAIATAIAAAPAASAGGFTAGSAGPPMTTTTVTHFFPANEPGGGGCDANGNCGSGGVNSGPGGGPGGQGCIPGVGCGSGGQFWGPDLVPGGGGCIPGVGCGGGHG from the coding sequence ATGAAACCACTGGTGGCGGCCGGGGCTATCGCTACAGCGATCGCTGCGGCACCAGCGGCGTCAGCCGGGGGTTTTACCGCTGGTTCTGCTGGTCCCCCGATGACCACCACTACGGTTACTCACTTCTTCCCAGCAAATGAACCCGGCGGCGGCGGCTGCGACGCCAACGGCAACTGCGGCTCCGGGGGCGTGAACAGCGGCCCGGGCGGCGGTCCCGGGGGCCAAGGCTGCATCCCGGGCGTCGGTTGCGGTTCCGGCGGCCAGTTCTGGGGCCCCGACCTGGTGCCGGGCGGCGGCGGCTGCATCCCGGGCGTCGGCTGCGGCGGCGGCCACGGATAG
- a CDS encoding restriction endonuclease subunit S produces the protein MCGAQRERLGDHLDFASGNVSPARGSDGRYPVYGANGVIGYAAEHNARGPLIIIGRVGSNCGSLYYHESDAWVTDNALVCRAKFPSETRYWYYALQCCGLNRYRVGSGQPLLSQSILRNVSVQAVAGPDRPRIGNILGALDDKLAANDRVIEAAEALMLAIVGRISDYVPLSRLARRLTACLDPRKFDDKVAYYSLPAFDDGAQPTRVDGRTIKSTKFVLSGPCVLLAKLNPRIPRIWNVTSLPPEMALASTEFVVLRPIGVSTSAVWSALRQPDLSASLQQMVAGVTGSRQRIRPHDLLRVRVRDVRGLTPGQAKAIARLGALCHGRRIESAHLSSRRDALLALLMSGNVGVKGAEPVARAMV, from the coding sequence ATGTGCGGCGCACAGAGAGAACGGCTTGGTGATCACCTCGATTTCGCCAGCGGAAATGTTTCGCCAGCGCGAGGGTCTGACGGCCGCTATCCCGTCTATGGCGCCAATGGCGTTATCGGGTATGCGGCCGAGCACAATGCTCGCGGGCCGCTAATAATAATCGGTCGCGTTGGTTCGAATTGCGGTAGCTTGTACTACCACGAGTCCGATGCCTGGGTAACCGACAACGCACTCGTCTGTCGCGCGAAATTCCCCTCGGAAACGCGATATTGGTATTACGCACTGCAGTGCTGCGGACTAAATCGATATCGGGTCGGCTCGGGACAACCCCTGTTGAGTCAGAGTATTCTTCGAAACGTTTCGGTCCAGGCCGTCGCAGGGCCCGATCGCCCTCGAATTGGCAACATCCTCGGTGCCTTGGACGACAAGTTGGCCGCCAACGACCGCGTCATCGAAGCCGCGGAGGCGTTGATGCTTGCGATCGTCGGGCGCATCTCTGATTACGTGCCTTTGTCGAGGCTGGCGAGACGGTTGACCGCGTGTCTTGATCCTCGGAAATTCGATGACAAAGTCGCTTATTACAGCCTCCCGGCCTTCGATGACGGCGCTCAGCCAACCCGCGTCGATGGTCGAACGATCAAAAGCACCAAGTTCGTTTTGTCAGGGCCGTGTGTATTATTGGCCAAGCTGAATCCGAGAATTCCACGAATCTGGAATGTGACGAGTCTGCCGCCAGAAATGGCTCTGGCAAGTACGGAATTCGTAGTTCTGCGGCCAATTGGCGTCAGTACTTCGGCGGTGTGGTCAGCGCTACGACAACCTGATCTGTCAGCAAGCCTCCAACAGATGGTCGCGGGCGTGACCGGAAGCCGCCAACGAATCCGACCGCATGACCTCCTGCGGGTTCGGGTGCGCGATGTCCGGGGGTTGACCCCCGGACAAGCGAAGGCGATTGCGCGCCTGGGTGCGCTCTGTCATGGGCGACGAATCGAATCCGCGCACTTGTCGTCGCGTCGCGATGCCCTGCTCGCGCTTCTAATGTCCGGCAACGTCGGGGTCAAGGGTGCCGAGCCCGTCGCAAGGGCCATGGTGTAG
- a CDS encoding class I SAM-dependent DNA methyltransferase — MPPRKQQPERQVPSTMKELKDTLWKAADRLRGSLSASQYKDVILGLVFLKYVSDAYDERREAIRAELSADGLDESQIEDLIDDPEEYHGYGVFVVPPNARWKFLAENAKGKPAVGGDAAKNVGQLIDEAMDAVMTANPRLAGTLPRLYNKDNVDQRRLGELIDLFNSARFSRQGEHRARDLMGEVYEYFLGNFARAEGKRGGEFFTPPSVVRVIVEVLEPSRGRVYDPCCGSGGMFVQTEKFIYEHDGDPKDIAIYGQESIEETWRMAKMNLAIHGIDNKGLGARWGDTFASDQHADVQMDYVMANPPFNIKHWSRNEEDPRWRFGVPPANNANYAWIQHILSKLAPGGKAGVVMANGSMSSNTNGEGDIRAQIIEADLVSCMVALPTQLFRSTGIPVCLWFFAKDKTAGKRGSIDRSGQVLFIDARELGYMVDRAERALTHDEIVRIGDTYHAWRGSKSAVAKRLIYEDIPGFCKSATLQEIKTADYTLTPGRYVDVPEAEDDGEPIDEKIARLTKELLAAFDESARLERVVREQLERIGG, encoded by the coding sequence ATGCCTCCGAGGAAACAGCAGCCGGAGCGGCAGGTGCCGTCGACCATGAAAGAGCTCAAGGACACGCTCTGGAAGGCCGCCGACAGGCTGCGCGGATCGCTGTCGGCTAGCCAGTACAAGGACGTGATCCTGGGTCTGGTGTTCTTGAAGTACGTGTCGGACGCGTATGACGAACGACGAGAAGCGATTCGGGCCGAACTGTCCGCCGATGGGTTAGACGAGTCGCAGATCGAAGACCTGATCGACGATCCCGAGGAATATCACGGCTACGGGGTGTTCGTGGTGCCGCCGAATGCTCGTTGGAAGTTCTTGGCCGAGAACGCAAAAGGCAAACCGGCGGTCGGCGGCGACGCCGCGAAGAACGTCGGCCAGCTGATCGACGAGGCGATGGACGCGGTGATGACGGCGAATCCGAGGCTCGCAGGGACGCTGCCGCGGTTGTACAACAAAGACAACGTCGACCAGCGCCGGCTGGGTGAGCTGATCGACTTGTTCAACAGCGCGCGGTTCAGCCGACAGGGTGAGCACCGCGCCCGCGATCTGATGGGGGAGGTCTACGAATACTTCCTCGGGAATTTTGCTCGTGCGGAAGGCAAGCGGGGAGGGGAGTTCTTCACCCCGCCCAGCGTGGTGAGGGTGATCGTGGAGGTGTTGGAGCCGTCACGGGGGCGGGTGTATGACCCGTGCTGTGGGTCGGGCGGCATGTTCGTGCAAACGGAGAAGTTCATCTACGAGCACGACGGCGACCCGAAGGACATCGCGATCTACGGGCAGGAAAGCATCGAGGAGACCTGGCGAATGGCCAAGATGAACTTGGCCATTCACGGCATCGACAACAAGGGCCTCGGTGCTCGGTGGGGCGACACGTTCGCCAGTGATCAGCATGCCGATGTGCAGATGGACTACGTGATGGCTAATCCACCGTTCAACATTAAGCACTGGTCGCGCAACGAGGAAGACCCGCGCTGGCGCTTCGGCGTGCCGCCGGCAAACAACGCGAACTATGCCTGGATTCAACATATCCTGTCAAAGCTCGCGCCCGGTGGTAAGGCCGGAGTGGTGATGGCCAACGGCTCGATGTCGTCGAACACCAACGGCGAGGGTGATATTCGTGCTCAGATCATCGAAGCTGATCTGGTGTCCTGCATGGTCGCGCTGCCCACTCAGCTGTTCCGCAGCACCGGAATCCCGGTGTGTCTATGGTTCTTCGCCAAGGACAAGACGGCGGGAAAGCGGGGTTCGATCGACCGGTCCGGGCAAGTGCTATTTATCGACGCTCGGGAGCTCGGCTACATGGTTGACCGGGCTGAGCGGGCGTTGACGCACGATGAGATCGTCCGGATCGGCGATACGTATCACGCCTGGCGGGGATCGAAGTCGGCTGTCGCGAAACGTCTTATTTACGAAGATATTCCGGGATTTTGCAAGTCGGCGACTCTTCAGGAGATCAAGACAGCTGACTACACACTAACGCCGGGGCGGTATGTGGACGTCCCTGAGGCGGAGGACGACGGCGAGCCGATCGACGAAAAGATTGCGCGGCTGACGAAGGAGCTACTGGCGGCGTTCGACGAGTCGGCGCGGCTGGAGCGGGTCGTGCGCGAGCAGTTGGAGCGAATCGGTGGGTGA
- a CDS encoding SDR family oxidoreductase → MTSMDLTGRTAIVTGASRGIGLAIGQRLAEAGANVVLTARKQEAADAAAAQVGDRAVGVGAHAVDEEAARRCIDLTLERFGGVDMLVNNAGTNPAYGPLIDQDHARFSKIFDVNLWAPLLWTSLVVKSWMGEHGGAIVNTASVGGMHQSPAMGMYNATKAALIHVTKQLALELSPRIRVNAICPGVVRTRLAEALWKDHEDALARSIALGRIGEPADVADAVAFLVSDAASWITGETLVVDGGLLLGPAQGFQAR, encoded by the coding sequence ATGACCTCAATGGATCTGACCGGCCGCACCGCGATAGTCACCGGCGCCTCCAGGGGAATCGGGTTGGCGATCGGGCAACGCCTGGCCGAGGCGGGCGCCAACGTGGTGCTCACCGCCCGTAAGCAGGAGGCCGCCGATGCGGCGGCGGCGCAGGTCGGAGACCGGGCCGTGGGCGTGGGCGCGCACGCGGTCGACGAGGAGGCCGCGCGGCGCTGCATCGACCTCACGCTCGAACGCTTCGGCGGCGTGGACATGCTGGTCAACAACGCTGGCACCAACCCGGCGTACGGCCCGCTGATCGACCAGGACCACGCCCGCTTCAGCAAGATCTTTGACGTCAACCTGTGGGCCCCGTTGCTGTGGACGTCGCTCGTCGTCAAGTCATGGATGGGTGAGCACGGCGGCGCGATCGTCAACACCGCCTCCGTCGGCGGCATGCACCAATCGCCGGCCATGGGCATGTACAACGCCACCAAGGCGGCGCTGATCCACGTCACCAAGCAACTGGCGCTGGAACTTTCGCCGCGCATCCGGGTCAATGCAATCTGCCCGGGCGTGGTGCGAACCCGGCTCGCCGAGGCGCTCTGGAAGGACCACGAGGACGCGTTGGCGCGCTCGATTGCGCTCGGAAGGATCGGTGAGCCGGCCGATGTGGCCGACGCGGTCGCCTTCCTGGTTTCGGACGCGGCCAGCTGGATTACCGGGGAGACGCTGGTCGTCGACGGTGGCCTGTTGCTCGGGCCGGCGCAGGGCTTTCAGGCCCGATGA
- a CDS encoding acyl-CoA dehydrogenase family protein has translation MTTEADLQARVRALLDEHDPITSDPQDFLGARFDAGLAWVHFPRGNGGLGLPPTYQAQVDAQLAAAGAPPPGGGRNIIGIGMAAPTIAAFGTDEQKRKFLRPLFTGEHLYCQLFSEPGAGSDLAAVATRAVRDGDDWIVNGQKVWTSMAQHAQMAILVARTNPDVPKHAGLTYFLCDMRQPGIDIRPLRQITGEAEFNEVFLTDVRVPDANRLGAEGGGWRVATTTLNNERVAIGSRTGIPREGGHIGRVTAAWRDEPALRNPAMHDEMMRLWVEAEVVRLTGERLRQQAATGQPGPQGAGMKVAFARLAQAISGFEIELHAESGLRYDDWTLRRPETVDLIGRGPGYRYLRARGNSIEGGTSEILRNTISERVLGLPGEHRVDKTVAWKDLPR, from the coding sequence ATGACTACCGAAGCCGACCTTCAGGCCAGGGTGCGGGCGCTGCTCGACGAGCACGACCCCATCACCAGCGACCCGCAAGATTTCCTTGGCGCGCGGTTCGACGCGGGCCTGGCCTGGGTGCACTTTCCGCGGGGTAACGGAGGGCTCGGCCTGCCGCCCACCTATCAGGCGCAGGTCGATGCCCAACTGGCCGCCGCGGGCGCGCCGCCGCCAGGCGGCGGCAGGAACATCATCGGTATCGGCATGGCGGCACCCACGATCGCCGCGTTCGGGACCGACGAACAGAAGCGAAAGTTCCTGCGCCCGTTGTTTACTGGCGAACACCTGTACTGCCAGTTGTTTAGCGAGCCGGGAGCCGGATCCGACTTGGCCGCCGTGGCAACCCGGGCCGTTCGCGACGGTGACGACTGGATTGTCAACGGGCAGAAGGTGTGGACGTCGATGGCGCAACACGCGCAGATGGCCATCCTTGTCGCGCGCACCAACCCCGACGTGCCCAAACACGCTGGCCTGACGTACTTCCTGTGTGACATGAGGCAACCGGGCATCGACATCCGTCCGCTGCGCCAGATCACCGGCGAAGCGGAGTTCAACGAAGTGTTCCTGACCGACGTCCGGGTGCCCGACGCGAACCGGCTGGGCGCCGAAGGCGGCGGGTGGCGGGTGGCGACGACCACACTCAACAACGAGCGCGTCGCCATTGGCTCGCGAACCGGAATCCCCAGGGAGGGCGGTCATATCGGCAGGGTCACCGCGGCCTGGCGAGACGAGCCCGCGCTGCGCAACCCGGCGATGCACGACGAGATGATGCGGCTGTGGGTCGAAGCCGAGGTTGTCCGCCTTACCGGTGAGCGGCTGCGGCAGCAGGCCGCCACCGGTCAGCCCGGCCCGCAGGGCGCCGGAATGAAGGTGGCCTTTGCCCGTCTCGCACAAGCGATTTCCGGATTCGAGATCGAGCTGCATGCCGAATCCGGGCTGCGCTACGACGACTGGACCCTGCGCAGGCCCGAAACGGTCGACCTGATCGGCCGCGGGCCCGGGTATCGCTACCTGCGGGCGCGCGGCAATTCGATCGAGGGTGGCACCTCGGAGATCCTGCGCAACACGATTTCCGAGCGGGTGCTGGGCCTGCCGGGCGAGCACCGTGTCGACAAGACCGTCGCCTGGAAGGACCTGCCGCGGTGA
- a CDS encoding acyl-CoA dehydrogenase family protein produces MSTGDLLYSDTEEALRDSVRCLFAERCPPELVARAYDSAPPDFSALWQTLAAELGVAGLLVPESLGGAGAGARVAAVVMEEIGRAVAPVPFLSSAVLATVALLHAGDSETLSELAVGAITAALVVPVSTAPADPVAGVSYEVDGLTGRVSSVAGASEADVLVVPVAGADGLELHTVSREAAGLEVSPLLALDMTRPIADVRFSGVESSRVGAAAASVQAALHTGAALLASEQLGVAQWCFDTTLTYVKDRKQFGRAIGSYQAIKHRLADLWFEVGSATAAARYAADTCARSDDDAAIAVAIAQAYCSGVAVHAAEECVQLHGGIGMTWEYPAHLYLKRAKSDQLALGTAYRHRSRLAELVDLPVS; encoded by the coding sequence GTGAGCACCGGGGATCTGCTCTACTCCGACACCGAGGAGGCGTTGCGGGACAGCGTTCGGTGCCTGTTCGCCGAAAGGTGCCCGCCGGAATTGGTGGCGCGTGCCTATGATTCGGCGCCACCGGACTTTTCGGCACTCTGGCAAACGCTGGCCGCCGAGCTGGGGGTGGCGGGGCTGCTGGTGCCCGAGTCGCTCGGTGGGGCCGGCGCGGGTGCTCGCGTGGCCGCAGTCGTCATGGAGGAGATCGGCCGGGCCGTCGCGCCGGTGCCGTTCCTGTCCAGCGCCGTGCTGGCCACCGTCGCGCTGCTGCATGCCGGCGACAGCGAAACCCTGTCGGAGTTGGCTGTCGGTGCGATCACCGCGGCGCTGGTGGTGCCGGTGTCCACCGCGCCGGCCGATCCGGTCGCCGGGGTGAGCTACGAAGTCGACGGGCTGACCGGACGCGTCAGCTCCGTCGCGGGCGCCAGCGAGGCCGACGTGCTGGTGGTGCCGGTCGCCGGCGCGGATGGGCTTGAGCTGCATACCGTTTCGCGCGAGGCGGCCGGCCTCGAGGTGTCGCCGCTGCTCGCGCTGGATATGACCAGACCGATTGCCGACGTGCGGTTTTCGGGCGTGGAGTCGTCGCGGGTTGGGGCGGCGGCTGCTTCGGTGCAGGCGGCACTGCATACGGGGGCGGCGCTGCTCGCGTCCGAGCAACTCGGGGTCGCGCAGTGGTGTTTCGACACCACACTGACCTACGTCAAGGACCGCAAGCAGTTCGGCCGCGCGATCGGCTCGTATCAGGCTATCAAGCACCGGCTGGCGGATCTGTGGTTCGAGGTCGGTTCGGCCACGGCGGCGGCTCGATACGCCGCCGACACCTGTGCCCGCAGCGACGACGACGCGGCCATCGCCGTGGCCATCGCGCAGGCCTATTGCAGCGGTGTCGCGGTGCACGCCGCGGAGGAGTGCGTGCAGTTGCATGGCGGCATCGGGATGACGTGGGAGTATCCCGCGCACCTGTACCTGAAGCGGGCCAAGAGCGACCAGCTGGCCCTCGGCACCGCCTATCGGCACCGGAGCCGGCTAGCTGAGTTGGTCGACCTCCCGGTCTCTTAA
- the thyX gene encoding FAD-dependent thymidylate synthase — protein MAETAPLRVQLIAKTEFEAPPDVPWTTDADGGAALVEFAGRACYQSWSKPNPRTATNAGYIKHIIDVGHFSVLEHASVSFYITGISRSCTHELVRHRHLSYSQLSQRYVPEKDSRVVVPPGMEDDPELRQILTAAADASRATYAELLARLEAKFTDQPNAVLRRKQARQAARAVLPNATETRIVVTGNYRAWRHFIAMRASEHADVEIRRLAIACLRQLVEVAPAVFADFEVSTLADGTEVATSPLATEA, from the coding sequence GTGGCCGAAACCGCGCCGCTGCGCGTGCAACTGATCGCCAAGACCGAGTTCGAGGCGCCGCCGGACGTGCCGTGGACCACGGACGCCGACGGTGGCGCCGCGCTGGTCGAGTTCGCCGGGCGGGCCTGCTATCAGAGCTGGTCCAAGCCCAATCCCCGGACTGCGACCAACGCCGGTTACATCAAGCACATCATCGACGTCGGGCACTTTTCGGTGCTCGAGCACGCGAGCGTGTCGTTCTACATCACCGGCATCTCGCGGTCATGCACCCACGAGCTGGTCCGCCACCGGCATCTGTCCTACTCGCAGCTGTCGCAGCGCTACGTCCCCGAAAAAGACTCGCGGGTGGTGGTGCCGCCGGGCATGGAGGACGACCCGGAGCTGCGGCAGATCCTGACCGCCGCCGCCGATGCCAGCCGTGCCACCTACGCCGAGCTGTTGGCCAGGCTGGAAGCCAAGTTCACCGACCAGCCAAACGCCGTGTTGCGCCGCAAGCAGGCCCGCCAGGCCGCTCGCGCGGTGCTGCCCAACGCCACCGAGACCCGCATCGTCGTGACGGGCAACTACCGGGCCTGGCGACATTTCATCGCGATGCGGGCCAGTGAGCACGCCGACGTCGAGATCCGGCGCCTGGCCATCGCCTGCCTGCGTCAGCTCGTCGAGGTCGCTCCGGCGGTGTTCGCCGACTTCGAGGTCTCCACCCTGGCCGACGGCACCGAGGTCGCGACGAGCCCGCTCGCGACCGAAGCCTGA